The Manihot esculenta cultivar AM560-2 chromosome 11, M.esculenta_v8, whole genome shotgun sequence genome includes a region encoding these proteins:
- the LOC110627002 gene encoding protein NEGATIVE GRAVITROPIC RESPONSE OF ROOTS — MKLFSWMQNKLNGNKQGIIRKPNAASSTHHEKQGSREEFSDWPHGLLAIGTFGNNELRSENLEIQDVEEIHQQVEEKEEEEEEEEEDPSSSEDLQDFTPEEIGKLQKELTKLLSKKPTSDKEKEVAKTLPLDRFLNCPSSLEVDRRISNTATSDIDDNEENIERTISVILGRCKDIREKNKKKSIGKKSISFLLKKVFVCRGGFAPQPSLRDTFQESRMEKLLRTLLHKKINHQNSSQTSSMKKYLEDNKQITMEENEKEGKREKTCDGGKWVKTDSEYIVLEI, encoded by the exons ATGAAG CTTTTCAGTTGGATGCAAAACAAGCTCAATGGCAATAAACAAGGGATTATTAGAAAACCAAATGCAGCTTCATCTACTC ATCATGAGAAACAAGGTTCTCGAGAAGAATTCAGTGATTGGCCTCATGGGTTGCTGGCAATTGGAACTTTTGGCAACAATGAACTAAGATCAGAAAATCTTGAAATCCAAGATGTTGAAGAAATTCACCAACAagttgaagaaaaagaagaagaagaagaagaagaagaagaggaccCATCTTCCTCAGAGGATTTACAAGATTTCACACCTGAAGAGATTGGAAAATTACAGAAAGAATTAACAAAGCTCTTGTCCAAAAAACCAACTTCTGATAAGGAAAAGGAAGTTGCTAAAACCCTCCCTTTGGATAGATTTCTCAATTGCCCATCAAGCTTGGAAGTTGACAGAAGAATCAGTAACACAGCCACTAGTGATATTGATGATAATGAAGAAAATATTGAGAGGACAATAAGTGTAATTCTTGGTCGATGCAAGGACATTcgtgagaaaaataaaaagaaatcaattgGCAAGAAatccatttctttccttctcaaGAAGGTTTTTGTTTGCAGAGGTGGATTTGCTCCTCAGCCAAGTCTGAGGGATACTTTTCAAGAATCAAGAATGGAAAAG CTTTTGAGGACATTGCTTCACAAGAAGATTAACCATCAGAATTCTTCTCAGACATCATCAATGAAGAAATATCTTGAGGATAATAAACAGATAACAATGgaggaaaatgaaaaagaaggaaaaagagaaaagactTGTGATGGGGGAAAATGGGTGAAGACAGATTCTGAAT ACATTGTTCTAGAGATTTAA
- the LOC110625894 gene encoding uncharacterized protein LOC110625894: MSATIISDPMVVSTPETQPAAAAATSAKLIAGQTEVEFAKCDCCGLTEECTPGYIERVRERYHGKWICGLCAEAVKDEIVRATERLISTEEAMARHMNFCKKFVSSCPPPDPTMHLISAMRQILRKSLDSPRGLRSTPSSPTNSNEQIRAAGLTRSESCFPTLSG; encoded by the coding sequence ATGTCTGCTACTATAATCAGTGATCCTATGGTGGTATCAACCCCGGAAACCCAACCAGCTGCTGCAGCTGCAACATCAGCTAAACTAATTGCAGGCCAAACAGAAGTGGAGTTTGCCAAATGTGATTGCTGTGGTCTAACAGAGGAGTGCACCCCAGGTTACATTGAAAGAGTAAGGGAGAGATACCATGGCAAATGGATTTGTGGGCTATGTGCAGAAGCTGTAAAAGATGAGATTGTGAGGGCTACAGAGAGGCTTATCAGCACAGAAGAAGCCATGGCTAGGCACATGAACTTTTGCAAGAAATTTGTGTCTTCTTGCCCTCCTCCTGACCCAACTATGCATTTGATATCTGCTATGAGGCAGATTCTTAGAAAAAGTTTGGATTCTCCAAGAGGATTGAGATCAACCCCATCTAGTCCTACCAATTCTAATGAACAAATCAGAGCTGCTGGGCTTACTAGGTCTGAAAGTTGCTTCCCTACTTTGTCTGGTTGA
- the LOC110626788 gene encoding uncharacterized protein LOC110626788, producing the protein MATATMATAAAAAALLYYTLNRKLQSSTSRDDDENDNLNGPSNVPLGIERVSHRLIQAPATWLETISTLSETLRFTYSETLGKWPIGDLAFGINFLLKRQGNLHVGSVFGGKDSIQLTGSEITSELRYHLSLLTLCWHFSKKPFPLFLEETGYTEEDVLLQEPKAGILKPAFTILVDHKTKHFLLLIRGTHSIKDTLTAATGAVVPFHHSVVHEGGVSNLVLGYAHCGMAAAARWIAKLATPVLKKALGQYPDYKLKIVGHSLGGGTAALLTYVLREQKDLSMTSCVTFAPAACMTWELAESGNDFITSVINGADLVPTFSAAAVDDLRAEVTASAWLNDLRNQIERTRILSTVYRSASALGSRLPSISSARAKVAGAGAILRPVSNSTRVVMKRAQSMAQAAWTTRPSLHLSSWSCIGPRHRNTTACSDSADGSSPTSSSRLETSEPLLSPKNSTRETIELPVSSEEAEWTSEIGYFSDEMPKHIDVEAELGGEEFRSNSREDRMNEVELWQQLEHELYDRADGEDADVAKEIREEEAAAMAEIGEREAENTAPETKEAHRFFPPGKIMHIVTFQHDSSESEGDSPSSSDSENTQPQGEDKVGIFVTPRSLYSKVRLSQTMISDHFMPVYRRQIEKLIKELEQEATDANHYCSENSL; encoded by the exons ATGGCGACTGCAACTATGGCTACTGCAGCAGCAGCTGCTGCTCTTTTATACTATACATTGAACCGTAAGTTACAGTCAAGTACGTCTCGTGATGATGATGAAAATGATAATCTCAATGGACCCAGTAATGTTCCTTTGGGAATTGAACGAGTATCACATAGGCTAATTCAAGCCCCTGCCACATGGTTGGAGACAATCTCAACTTTGTCAGAGACACTTAGGTTTACTTACTCTGAGACACTAGGAAAGTGGCCCATTGGTGACTTGGCATTTGGGATCAACTTTCTATTAAAGAGGCAG GGGAACTTGCATGTTGGCAGTGTATTTGGCGGTAAAGATAGCATACAGCTGACAGGGTCAGAAATAACAAGTGAACTCAGATATCATTTAAGCTTGCTGACCCTGTGTTGGCATTTCTCAAAAAAACCATTTCCTTTATTTTTGGAGGAGACAGGATACACTGAAGAAGATGTTCTTCTTCAAGAACCTAAAGCAGGG ATATTGAAGCCAGCTTTTACAATTTTAGTTGATCACAAGACAAAACACTTTCTCTTACTTATTCGTGGGACGCATAGTATCAAGGATACTTTGACAGCTGCAACAGGAGCTGTCGTGCCATTTCATCATTCTGTTGTGCATGAAGGAGGAGTTAGCAACTTAGTTCTAGGTTATGCACATTGTGGGATGGCTGCAGCTGCTAGGTGGATTGCAAAACTTGCAACTCCTGTTCTTAAAAAGGCTCTTGGGCAATATCCTGATTATAAACTCAAG ATTGTAGGACACTCTTTGGGTGGAGGCACTGCTGCTCTTTTAACATATGTATTGCGGGAGCAGAAGGATTTATCGATGACTAGCTGTGTTACATTCGCTCCAG CTGCTTGCATGACATGGGAATTGGCTGAATCAGGCAATGATTTTATTACTTCTGTTATAAATGGAGCTGACTTAGTGCCTACATTTTCAGCTGCTGCAGTAGATGACTTGCGTGCAGAG GTGACGGCTTCTGCATGGCTGAATGATTTGAGAAATCAAATTGAACGCACAAGAATTCTTAGTACTGTTTATCGTTCTGCATCAGCTTTGGGTTCACGACTTCCATCAATTTCAAGTGCTAGAGCAAAAGTTGCTGGGGCAGGGGCTATTCTGCGTCCAGTTTCTAATAGTACTCGG GTTGTGATGAAGAGGGCCCAGAGCATGGCTCAGGCAGCTTGGACCACTCGTCCTTCCCTTCACCTGTCTTCATGGTCATGCATTGGTCCACGTCATCGAAATACAACTGCATGTTCCGACTCAGCAGATGGAAGTTCCCCAACATCTTCCTCCAGATTAGAAACTTCTGAGCCTCTTTTATCTCCCAAAAATAGCACAAGGGAGACCATTGAACTTCCTGTAAGTTCTGAAGAGGCAGAATGGACATCAGAAATTGGATATTTTTCAGATGAGATGCCTAAACACATTGATGTAGAAGCTGAACTTGGTGGTGAGGAGTTTAGGAGTAATTCACGTGAAGACCGAATGAATGAAGTTGAATTGTGGCAACAACTTGAGCATGAGCTTTATGATAGAGCAGATGGCGAGGATGCTGATGTGGCAAAGGAAATAAGGGAAGAAGAGGCAGCAGCCATGGCAGAGATAGGTGAGAGAGAGGCTGAAAACACTGCTCCAGAAACTAAGGAAGCGCACAGATTCTTTCCCCCAGGAAAGATCATGCATATTGTTACCTTTCAACATGATAGCTCAGAGAGTGAAGGTGATTCCCCTTCCAGCAGCGATTCAGAAAACACTCAGCCACAGGGGGAAGATAAAGTTGGGATTTTTGTCACCCCACGATCTCTTTATAGTAAAGTGAGGCTTTCTCAAACCATGATAAGTGATCACTTCATGCCTGTCTATAGGAGACAGATTGAAAAACTAATTAAAGAACTGGAGCAAGAAGCAACTGATGCTAACCATTACTGCAGTGAGAATTCATTATAG
- the LOC110626836 gene encoding sm-like protein LSM1B, translating to MSWAGLEDIYLSTSLASYLDKKLLVLLRDGRKLLGILRSFDQFANAVLEGACERVIVGDLYCDIPLGLYVIRGENVVLIGELDLEREELPPHMTRVSAAEIRRAQKAEREATDLKGTMRRRMEFLDLD from the exons ATGTCTTGGGCAGGACTGGAAGATATTTACCTTTCTACTTCTCTTGCTAGCTATCTTGACA AGAAGCTACTAGTGCTTTTACGAGATGGCCGAAAGCTCCTGGGAATACTACGTTCTTTTGATCAATTTG CCAATGCTGTTCTCGAGGGTGCATGTGAAAGAGTTATCGTCGGTGACCTCTATTGTGATATCCCTTTAGGTCTATATGTTATTCGAGGCGAGAATGTTGTTTTAATTGGAGAGCTG GATTTGGAGAGGGAGGAACTTCCTCCACACATGACTCGTGTTTCAGCAGCCGAAATTAGAAGG GCACAAAAAGCTGAAAGGGAGGCTACAGATCTAAAAGGTACAATGAGGAGGAGAATGGAGTTCCTTGATTTGGATTAG